A window of the Streptomyces sp. NBC_01351 genome harbors these coding sequences:
- a CDS encoding O-methyltransferase: MTKGNTTKITDELYRYMLDHNPPLDAIQRGLVATTYAEFPDVAGMQSAEEQGPLLAFLVRLTGARHIVEIGTFTGFSTLSMAQALPKDGRLVACDVSEKWTAYGREAWEAAGVADRIDLRIGAALDTLRAMPAEPHVDMAYIDADKQNQIAYWEELVPRLRPGGLIVTDNTLYHGTVLDESADPDSATAGVRAFNDHVSADTRMESVLLAISDGLTLSRKRVAVAVSVAPA; this comes from the coding sequence ATGACCAAGGGCAATACGACCAAGATCACGGACGAGCTCTACCGGTACATGCTCGACCACAACCCCCCGCTGGACGCGATCCAGCGGGGGCTGGTGGCGACGACGTACGCCGAGTTCCCCGACGTCGCCGGGATGCAGTCGGCCGAGGAGCAGGGGCCGCTGCTGGCCTTCCTGGTCCGGCTGACGGGAGCCCGCCACATCGTGGAGATCGGCACCTTCACCGGCTTCTCCACCCTCTCCATGGCGCAGGCCCTCCCCAAGGACGGCCGACTCGTCGCCTGCGACGTCTCCGAGAAGTGGACGGCGTACGGCCGCGAGGCCTGGGAGGCGGCGGGCGTCGCGGACCGCATCGACCTGCGCATCGGCGCGGCGCTGGACACCCTGCGGGCGATGCCGGCCGAACCGCACGTCGACATGGCCTACATCGACGCCGACAAGCAGAACCAGATCGCGTACTGGGAGGAGCTCGTGCCGAGGCTGCGACCCGGCGGCCTGATCGTCACGGACAACACCCTGTACCACGGCACGGTCCTCGACGAGTCGGCCGACCCCGACTCGGCCACGGCGGGCGTCCGCGCCTTCAACGACCACGTCTCGGCGGACACCCGCATGGAGTCGGTCCTGCTGGCGATCTCGGACGGCCTCACGCTCTCCCGCAAGCGGGTGGCCGTGGCCGTGTCCGTGGCTCCGGCCTAG
- a CDS encoding FmdB family zinc ribbon protein, which produces MPRYEFRCRTCDDTFEVSRPMAESSAPADCPAGHADTVKLLSAVAVGGTSSAPAPAMGGGGGGCCGGGGCG; this is translated from the coding sequence ATGCCTCGATACGAATTCCGCTGCCGGACCTGTGACGACACCTTTGAGGTCAGCCGGCCCATGGCCGAGTCGTCCGCGCCCGCAGACTGCCCCGCCGGGCACGCCGACACCGTCAAGCTGCTGTCCGCCGTCGCCGTCGGCGGCACGAGCAGTGCCCCCGCGCCCGCGATGGGCGGCGGGGGCGGGGGCTGCTGCGGTGGAGGTGGATGCGGCTAG
- a CDS encoding DUF2277 domain-containing protein: MCRSIKTLRPPAIPEKATEEEVRAAALQYVRKVSGFRAPAAHNHDVFEAAVDAVAEATAALLDGLQVRGQAAGAGVSA; encoded by the coding sequence ATGTGCCGTTCCATTAAGACCCTGCGCCCGCCCGCCATCCCCGAGAAGGCCACCGAGGAGGAGGTCCGCGCCGCCGCGCTGCAATACGTACGGAAGGTGTCCGGATTCCGCGCGCCCGCCGCGCACAACCACGACGTGTTCGAGGCGGCCGTGGACGCCGTCGCCGAGGCCACGGCGGCTCTGCTCGACGGCCTCCAGGTCCGGGGACAGGCCGCCGGCGCCGGCGTCTCGGCCTGA
- a CDS encoding HpcH/HpaI aldolase/citrate lyase family protein — translation MRHFGHISPSVRKDLFHQEPAEFTGASPARILAAALGATLYSPATRPALAADIRKQAGRGVVSMVLCLEDSISDADVVGAEENLVRQFAALDADGTDEAEHPLLFIRVRTPEQIPDLVGRLGGTARHLAGFVLPKFTESRGTAFLDAVAGAEAASGLARLYAMPVLETPDLLHLETRSEALAGISRTVNAHRERVLALRLGVTDFCSAYGLRRTPDMTAYDVQIVAGVIADVVNVLSRADGTGFTVTGPVWEYFRSQQRLFKPQLRRSPFLEEGVEELRTALIEHDLDGLLREIELDRANGLLGKTCIHPAHVTPVHALSVVSHEEFSDAQDILRPERGGGGVLRSSYTNKMNEVKPHRAWAERTMLRAEVFGVAKEEVGFVDLLTAGLQV, via the coding sequence ATGCGTCACTTTGGGCACATATCGCCCAGCGTCCGTAAGGACCTCTTCCACCAGGAACCGGCGGAGTTCACTGGAGCCTCACCGGCCCGGATCCTCGCGGCGGCGCTCGGCGCCACCCTGTACAGCCCGGCGACCCGCCCCGCGCTCGCCGCGGACATCCGCAAGCAGGCCGGCCGGGGCGTCGTCTCCATGGTCCTCTGCCTGGAGGATTCCATCAGCGACGCGGACGTCGTCGGCGCCGAGGAGAACCTCGTCCGGCAGTTCGCCGCGCTCGACGCCGACGGCACGGACGAAGCCGAGCACCCGCTGCTCTTCATCCGCGTCCGCACGCCGGAGCAGATACCCGACCTCGTAGGCCGCCTCGGGGGCACCGCGCGGCACCTGGCCGGATTCGTGCTCCCGAAGTTCACCGAGAGCCGCGGAACCGCCTTCCTCGACGCCGTCGCCGGGGCGGAAGCCGCCAGCGGACTCGCCCGGCTGTACGCGATGCCGGTCCTGGAGACCCCGGACCTCCTCCACCTCGAAACCCGCAGCGAGGCCCTCGCAGGGATCTCGCGCACCGTCAACGCCCACCGCGAGCGCGTCCTGGCCCTGCGGCTCGGCGTGACCGACTTCTGCTCGGCCTACGGCCTGCGGCGCACCCCCGACATGACCGCGTACGACGTCCAGATCGTGGCGGGCGTCATCGCGGACGTGGTGAACGTACTGAGCCGCGCCGACGGCACCGGCTTCACGGTCACCGGCCCGGTCTGGGAGTACTTCCGCAGCCAGCAGCGCCTCTTCAAGCCCCAGCTGCGCCGCAGCCCCTTCCTGGAGGAGGGCGTCGAAGAACTGCGCACGGCGCTCATCGAGCACGACCTGGACGGGCTGCTGCGCGAGATCGAACTCGACCGGGCCAACGGGCTGCTCGGCAAGACCTGCATCCACCCCGCCCACGTCACGCCCGTGCACGCACTGTCGGTGGTCTCCCACGAGGAGTTCAGCGACGCCCAGGACATCCTGCGGCCCGAGCGCGGCGGCGGCGGAGTGCTGCGTTCCTCGTATACGAACAAGATGAACGAGGTGAAGCCCCACCGGGCCTGGGCCGAGCGCACCATGCTGCGCGCCGAGGTCTTCGGTGTGGCGAAGGAGGAGGTCGGCTTCGTCGACCTCCTCACGGCCGGGCTCCAGGTGTGA
- a CDS encoding DUF4383 domain-containing protein, with amino-acid sequence MQRVLHPVNARLDEHLPSDHKLSKVYRAGAGLTGLLLVAFGILGLVDRIGFFDTGGDTVLALNTNGALSVLSICIGGLLFVGMVIGGTFASTLNIVLGVAFILSGFVNLALLDTGFNFLAFKIPNVLFSFVVGVMLMWFGMYGRVGSALPHDNPYWRARHPEQAAREKQQAAAVVPVD; translated from the coding sequence CTGCAACGCGTCCTGCATCCCGTCAACGCCCGACTCGATGAGCACCTGCCCTCCGACCACAAGCTCAGCAAGGTCTACCGGGCCGGTGCCGGCCTGACCGGGCTGCTGCTGGTCGCCTTCGGCATCCTGGGGCTCGTCGACCGGATCGGGTTCTTCGACACGGGCGGCGACACGGTGCTCGCGCTGAACACCAACGGCGCGCTGAGCGTCCTGTCCATCTGCATCGGAGGGCTGCTGTTCGTCGGGATGGTGATCGGCGGAACCTTCGCCTCCACCCTAAACATCGTGCTCGGAGTGGCGTTCATCCTCAGCGGCTTCGTCAATCTGGCCCTGCTCGACACCGGCTTCAACTTCCTCGCCTTCAAGATCCCGAACGTGCTGTTCAGCTTCGTCGTCGGCGTGATGCTGATGTGGTTCGGGATGTACGGGCGGGTGGGCAGCGCCCTCCCGCACGACAATCCGTACTGGCGCGCCCGCCACCCCGAGCAGGCGGCCCGGGAGAAGCAACAGGCAGCGGCGGTAGTACCGGTGGACTAG
- a CDS encoding phosphoribosyltransferase has protein sequence MTEHGTKEGKKIDTVWSGTWVADRLGVRLEDAEDAAAGAAEAAAAGPRLTELLGLALRRNPKRAHLLVSQVLGKHVPQSPTTVYAAGYGLGQRVRALLGEEAAASAVVLGYAETATGLGHCVADGLGPAPYLHSTRRPVPGVEPAGGFEESHSHATSHLLLPEDPKLLAGSGALVLVDDEFSTGNTVLNTIRDLHARHPRTHYVVVALVDMRSPADRARLAAFAAEIGARVDLISLASGTVSLPEGVLERGQALVEEYEGAAADRLRAVRRGSAPDPAPQTTARLELAWPIGVPDGGRHGFTAEHRTRLEAALPALTAQLTAALGTEAGRVLVLGNEELMYAPLRLAKALQEAGAAAEVRFSTTTRSPVLAVDDPGYAIRTRLVFPAHDVPADGPGDRYAYNVAGAGFDAVVAVVDSAGDTPELRTGLLDALAPHTGRVVLAVVPSYVPDRQEPIMPEPLRGPAFSSYSAQDVGWLLQDFSDVELEAPTEEREEAIQAGGAHYAESLPVEYQPSPQYQELYQSALKASAARMARAVGTVTETVLAERTPSPVLVSLARAGTPVGVLMRRWAQARHGLDLPHYAVSIVRGRGIDATALRWLAAHHDPADVVFVDGWTGKGAITRELRVALAEFEGFNPEIVVLADPGSCVETYGTREDFLIPSACLNSTVSGLISRTVLRSDLVGPTDFHGAKYYRELAGADVSVDFVDTVAAHFDEVADAVDDEVKELLAADRTPTWVGWAAVERISEEYGIHDVNLVKPGVGETTRVLLRRVPWKILAQRGAGADLDHVRLLAEQRGVPVEEVDGLPYTCVGLIHPRFTRGATGADGKAVASK, from the coding sequence GTGACGGAGCACGGTACGAAGGAAGGCAAGAAGATCGACACGGTGTGGTCGGGAACGTGGGTCGCGGACCGCCTGGGAGTACGGCTGGAGGACGCGGAGGACGCCGCGGCGGGCGCCGCGGAGGCGGCCGCCGCCGGCCCGCGGCTCACGGAACTCCTCGGGCTGGCGCTGCGGCGCAACCCCAAGCGGGCGCACCTGCTCGTCTCGCAGGTGCTGGGCAAGCACGTCCCGCAGTCCCCGACGACGGTGTACGCCGCCGGCTACGGGCTCGGACAGCGGGTACGGGCGCTGCTCGGCGAGGAAGCGGCCGCCTCGGCGGTGGTCCTCGGCTATGCGGAGACCGCCACCGGGCTGGGCCACTGCGTGGCCGACGGCCTGGGCCCCGCTCCCTACCTGCACTCCACCCGCCGCCCGGTCCCGGGCGTGGAGCCGGCCGGCGGCTTCGAGGAGTCCCACTCGCACGCCACCTCGCACCTGCTGCTGCCGGAGGACCCGAAGCTGCTCGCGGGCTCCGGGGCGCTGGTCCTGGTGGACGACGAGTTCTCCACCGGCAACACCGTCCTGAACACCATCCGCGACCTCCACGCCCGCCACCCGCGCACGCACTACGTGGTCGTGGCCCTGGTCGACATGCGCTCCCCGGCCGACCGCGCCCGCCTCGCGGCCTTCGCCGCCGAGATAGGCGCCCGCGTGGACCTGATATCCCTGGCCTCGGGCACGGTCTCCCTCCCGGAGGGGGTCCTTGAGCGGGGCCAGGCCCTGGTGGAGGAGTACGAGGGTGCCGCCGCCGACCGGCTGCGGGCCGTTCGCCGGGGCTCTGCCCCGGACCCCGCGCCTCAAACGACGGCGAGGCTGGAGTTGGCCTGGCCCATCGGCGTTCCGGACGGAGGCCGCCACGGCTTCACGGCCGAGCACCGCACCCGGCTGGAGGCCGCCCTCCCGGCCCTCACCGCCCAGCTCACGGCCGCGCTCGGTACGGAAGCCGGACGGGTCCTCGTACTCGGCAACGAAGAGCTGATGTACGCCCCCCTCCGCCTCGCCAAGGCCCTGCAAGAGGCCGGCGCGGCCGCCGAGGTCCGCTTCTCGACCACCACCCGCTCGCCGGTGCTCGCCGTCGACGACCCCGGCTACGCCATCCGCACCCGGCTCGTCTTCCCGGCCCACGACGTCCCGGCCGACGGCCCCGGCGACCGGTACGCCTACAACGTCGCCGGCGCAGGCTTCGACGCCGTCGTCGCCGTCGTCGACTCGGCCGGCGACACCCCCGAACTCCGGACCGGCCTGCTCGACGCCCTCGCCCCGCACACCGGCCGCGTCGTGCTCGCCGTCGTCCCGTCCTACGTACCCGACCGGCAGGAGCCGATCATGCCCGAGCCCCTGCGCGGCCCCGCCTTCTCCTCGTACTCCGCACAGGACGTCGGCTGGCTGCTCCAGGACTTCTCCGACGTCGAGCTGGAGGCCCCGACGGAGGAGCGCGAGGAGGCGATACAGGCCGGCGGCGCGCACTACGCCGAGTCCCTGCCCGTCGAGTACCAGCCGTCCCCGCAGTACCAGGAGCTCTACCAGAGCGCGCTCAAGGCCTCCGCCGCCCGAATGGCCCGGGCCGTCGGAACGGTCACCGAGACCGTCCTCGCCGAGCGCACCCCGTCCCCGGTCCTGGTCTCCCTGGCCCGCGCCGGCACCCCCGTCGGCGTCCTGATGCGCCGCTGGGCCCAGGCACGGCACGGCCTGGACCTGCCGCACTACGCCGTCTCCATCGTGCGCGGCCGCGGCATCGACGCCACCGCCCTGCGCTGGCTGGCCGCCCACCACGACCCGGCCGACGTCGTCTTCGTGGACGGCTGGACGGGCAAGGGCGCCATCACCCGCGAGCTGCGCGTGGCCCTCGCCGAGTTCGAGGGCTTCAACCCGGAGATCGTGGTCCTGGCCGACCCGGGGTCCTGCGTGGAGACGTACGGCACCCGGGAGGACTTCCTGATCCCGTCCGCCTGTCTCAATTCCACCGTCTCCGGTCTCATCTCCCGTACCGTGCTGAGGTCCGACCTGGTTGGTCCCACCGACTTCCACGGCGCCAAGTACTACCGCGAGCTCGCCGGAGCGGACGTCTCCGTCGACTTCGTCGACACTGTCGCCGCCCACTTCGACGAGGTGGCCGACGCCGTGGACGACGAGGTCAAGGAACTGCTCGCGGCCGACCGCACGCCGACCTGGGTGGGCTGGGCCGCCGTCGAGCGGATCAGCGAGGAGTACGGCATCCACGACGTCAACCTCGTCAAGCCTGGCGTCGGCGAGACCACCCGCGTGCTCCTGCGCCGGGTCCCGTGGAAGATCCTGGCGCAGCGTGGCGCCGGGGCAGACCTGGACCACGTACGGCTCCTCGCCGAGCAGCGCGGGGTCCCGGTGGAAGAGGTCGACGGGCTCCCCTACACGTGCGTAGGACTCATTCACCCCCGATTCACGCGCGGCGCCACCGGCGCCGACGGAAAGGCTGTGGCCTCGAAGTGA
- a CDS encoding TerD family protein, protein MTHAMQKGSNIPVAAVAVRAVLRWTGGPEVPDVDASALLVGSDGRVRSDEDFVFYNQPRHPSGAVWRLGKKQLGDAITDAVQADLRTVTPSVDRILVVASAEDMPFERVRDLRILLYDASATGGSDPLAYFDVRPETGAETALICGELYRRGDGWKFRALGEGYSNGLVGLATDHGISVDENAPDPAAQPAPGPTSEQTAAMAPPTQAPPAVQPAYGYPQPVSPAPVPGPGGDPTFRLPVQGPQFIRR, encoded by the coding sequence ATGACGCACGCGATGCAGAAGGGCTCGAACATCCCGGTGGCCGCCGTGGCGGTCCGGGCGGTGCTGCGCTGGACCGGCGGCCCCGAGGTCCCGGACGTGGACGCCTCCGCGCTGCTCGTGGGCTCCGACGGCCGGGTGCGTTCGGACGAGGACTTCGTCTTCTACAACCAGCCCCGGCACCCCTCCGGAGCCGTCTGGCGGCTCGGCAAGAAGCAGCTCGGCGACGCGATCACCGACGCCGTTCAGGCGGACCTGCGCACGGTGACCCCGAGCGTGGACCGGATCCTGGTGGTCGCCTCCGCCGAGGACATGCCCTTCGAGCGGGTGCGCGACCTGCGGATCCTCCTGTACGACGCCTCCGCGACCGGCGGCTCCGATCCGCTGGCCTACTTCGACGTACGGCCCGAGACCGGCGCCGAGACGGCGCTGATCTGCGGCGAGCTGTACCGCCGGGGCGACGGGTGGAAGTTCCGCGCGCTCGGCGAGGGCTACTCCAACGGGCTGGTGGGGCTGGCGACCGACCACGGGATCTCGGTCGACGAGAACGCCCCCGACCCGGCGGCCCAGCCCGCGCCGGGACCCACCTCCGAGCAGACCGCCGCGATGGCCCCGCCCACGCAGGCTCCGCCGGCCGTCCAGCCGGCCTACGGGTACCCGCAGCCGGTGTCCCCGGCCCCGGTGCCGGGTCCGGGCGGCGATCCGACCTTCCGGCTGCCGGTGCAGGGCCCGCAGTTCATCCGCCGCTGA
- a CDS encoding TerD family protein gives MGFFDGILGSRAGQFQSGSASSNAIELTKRHPTVSLTKQGAVHGNLRVNLSWRMRTSDIGGRSGQSGQLFRHPFKLFKPDMVQAHTQGMVNVDLDLGCLYELNDGTRGAVQPLGNLLGDINDPPYVKLSGDDRFGSASGETLYVNLDHADEIKRLLFFVYIYDQTPAFDRTHALVTLFPSSGPRIEIALEERHPEARSCAVVSFEKVKGELIVRREVKFVYGFQAELDRLYGWGLQWGRGYKSTKA, from the coding sequence ATGGGATTCTTCGACGGCATCCTGGGCAGCCGGGCCGGCCAGTTCCAGTCCGGCAGCGCCTCGTCGAACGCGATCGAGCTGACCAAACGACATCCGACGGTGTCGCTCACCAAGCAGGGGGCGGTCCACGGGAATCTGCGCGTCAACCTGTCCTGGCGCATGCGCACCTCGGACATCGGCGGCCGCTCGGGCCAGAGCGGGCAGCTCTTCCGGCACCCGTTCAAGCTCTTCAAGCCGGACATGGTGCAGGCGCACACCCAGGGCATGGTCAACGTCGACCTCGACCTCGGCTGTCTCTACGAACTCAACGACGGCACCCGGGGTGCGGTACAGCCGCTGGGCAACCTCCTCGGGGACATCAACGACCCGCCGTACGTGAAGCTCAGCGGCGACGACCGCTTCGGATCGGCGTCGGGCGAGACCCTCTACGTCAACCTCGACCACGCCGATGAGATCAAGCGGCTGCTGTTCTTCGTCTACATCTACGACCAGACCCCGGCCTTCGACCGGACGCACGCCCTGGTCACCCTCTTCCCGAGCTCCGGACCGCGCATCGAGATCGCGTTGGAGGAGCGGCACCCCGAGGCCCGCTCCTGCGCCGTGGTGTCCTTCGAGAAGGTCAAGGGCGAGCTGATCGTGCGGCGCGAGGTGAAGTTCGTCTACGGGTTCCAGGCCGAGCTGGACCGGCTGTACGGCTGGGGGCTCCAGTGGGGGCGGGGCTACAAGAGCACCAAGGCCTGA
- a CDS encoding TerD family protein: MTVLGKGGNTAITAERLTASLHCTGAPVDLSALLVTADGKVRSDDDMVFYNQPSAESGAVRHLAADTAGPERIEVEPAALPADVDRVVLIASCDPEDAARTFREVSDVRVQATQAGAEPADPVEFLPPPLTDGERAVLLLEIYRRGTDWKLRAIGQGYADGLAGLATDFGVTVATPDPTPAPTLTPTPTPAPTPTPTPPPPSLLKAPLGKISLDKGGQASISLDKQDRELVVTATLEWDGGSEQRRKRGADLDLYALFVPASQTLRGGAAEPGTLVKTGPTSQKNTEAVYYKNLGSLLEPPFIKLDGDAREPGCETLRITRPEQQGYVLLCAYSAVSNGFGSFRSFGAHVVVTDGRGSTVTVPLYENTKTRYWVAIALVDFTAPDGVAIRHIEAYSARMTERRPVLHADGTIQMNGGPVEFKRPGT; encoded by the coding sequence ATGACGGTGCTCGGCAAGGGCGGGAACACGGCCATCACGGCGGAGCGGCTCACCGCTTCCCTCCACTGCACGGGCGCTCCCGTGGACCTCAGCGCCCTCCTCGTCACGGCGGACGGCAAGGTCCGGTCGGACGACGACATGGTCTTCTACAACCAGCCGTCGGCCGAGTCCGGAGCCGTCCGCCACCTCGCCGCCGACACCGCCGGGCCCGAACGCATCGAGGTGGAGCCGGCCGCCCTGCCCGCCGACGTGGACCGGGTGGTCCTGATCGCGAGCTGCGACCCCGAGGACGCCGCCCGCACCTTCCGCGAGGTGAGCGACGTACGCGTACAGGCCACCCAGGCCGGCGCGGAACCGGCTGATCCGGTGGAGTTCCTCCCGCCGCCGCTCACCGACGGCGAACGGGCCGTCCTCCTCCTGGAGATCTACCGCCGGGGCACCGACTGGAAGCTCCGCGCCATCGGCCAGGGCTACGCGGACGGCCTGGCAGGCCTGGCCACGGACTTCGGCGTAACGGTGGCAACCCCGGACCCCACACCGGCCCCCACCCTGACGCCCACCCCCACACCGGCCCCCACACCCACACCCACACCGCCACCCCCCTCCCTCCTCAAGGCCCCCCTCGGCAAGATCAGCCTGGACAAGGGCGGCCAGGCCTCCATCAGCCTGGACAAGCAGGACCGCGAGCTGGTGGTCACCGCCACCCTGGAATGGGACGGCGGCAGCGAGCAGCGCCGCAAGCGCGGCGCCGACCTCGACCTCTACGCCTTGTTCGTTCCTGCCTCACAGACCCTGCGGGGCGGCGCCGCGGAACCGGGCACCCTGGTCAAAACCGGCCCGACCTCGCAGAAGAACACCGAGGCCGTCTACTACAAGAACCTCGGTTCACTACTCGAACCCCCGTTCATCAAACTGGACGGCGACGCACGCGAGCCCGGCTGCGAAACCCTCCGCATCACCCGTCCGGAGCAGCAGGGCTACGTCCTCCTCTGCGCGTACTCGGCCGTCAGCAACGGCTTCGGCTCCTTCCGCAGCTTCGGCGCCCACGTGGTCGTCACGGACGGCCGCGGCTCCACGGTGACGGTCCCCCTGTACGAGAACACCAAGACGCGCTACTGGGTGGCCATAGCCCTCGTCGACTTCACCGCCCCGGACGGCGTGGCCATCCGCCACATCGAGGCGTACAGCGCCCGCATGACCGAACGCCGCCCGGTCCTCCACGCGGACGGGACGATCCAGATGAACGGCGGCCCGGTGGAGTTCAAGCGCCCCGGAACCTAG
- a CDS encoding HAD family hydrolase, which yields MTVLVASDLDRTLIYSTAALALTMPDPEAPRLLCVEVHESKPLSYMTETAAALLAELKEDPSVVFVPTTTRTRKQYQRIRFPGRPAPYAICANGGQLLVDGVPDRDWRRAVAKRLAQECAPLEEVHEHLLAVSDPAWLRKARVAEDLFAYLVVERALVPDEWLKALTEWAEARGWTISLQGRKIYAVPRPLTKSAAMREVARRTGATATLAAGDSLLDADLLLAADAAWRPGHGELADAAWTAPNVTALTEAGVAAGEEIVRAFGRAVATLTA from the coding sequence GTGACTGTCCTCGTAGCCAGTGATCTCGACCGTACGCTCATCTACTCGACGGCCGCCCTCGCGCTGACCATGCCCGACCCGGAGGCCCCGCGGCTGCTGTGCGTCGAGGTCCACGAGAGCAAGCCGTTGTCCTACATGACGGAGACGGCGGCGGCGCTGCTGGCGGAGCTCAAGGAGGACCCCTCGGTCGTCTTCGTCCCGACCACCACCCGCACCCGCAAGCAGTACCAGCGCATCCGCTTCCCCGGCCGCCCGGCCCCGTACGCGATCTGTGCGAACGGCGGGCAGCTGCTGGTCGACGGGGTGCCCGACCGGGACTGGCGGCGCGCGGTGGCGAAGCGGCTCGCGCAGGAGTGCGCCCCGCTGGAGGAGGTCCACGAGCACCTGCTGGCGGTCTCCGACCCGGCGTGGCTGCGCAAGGCGCGGGTCGCCGAGGACCTGTTCGCGTACCTGGTCGTGGAACGGGCCCTGGTGCCGGACGAGTGGCTCAAGGCGCTCACGGAGTGGGCGGAGGCCCGCGGCTGGACGATCTCGCTCCAGGGTCGGAAGATCTACGCCGTCCCGCGCCCGCTGACCAAGAGCGCGGCCATGCGCGAGGTGGCCCGCCGTACCGGTGCCACGGCCACCCTCGCCGCCGGTGACTCGCTGCTGGACGCCGACCTGCTGCTCGCGGCGGACGCGGCCTGGCGCCCGGGCCACGGCGAGCTGGCCGACGCGGCGTGGACGGCGCCGAACGTGACGGCCCTCACGGAGGCCGGAGTCGCGGCGGGTGAGGAAATCGTCCGCGCATTCGGCCGCGCGGTTGCGACACTGACCGCATGA
- a CDS encoding Imm32 family immunity protein has protein sequence MTSDSSSAPVESTQLAAVTDGVAQVFRWEADARIEVRGLGREVVIEANAAGLRTLAGHLLVLAGEGVPDGSHLHLEDGNGLEDGSLGLVLERCDDE, from the coding sequence ATGACCTCTGATTCCAGCAGCGCTCCCGTTGAGAGCACCCAACTCGCGGCCGTGACCGATGGTGTCGCGCAAGTCTTCAGGTGGGAGGCGGACGCGCGGATCGAGGTGCGGGGGCTGGGGCGAGAGGTGGTGATCGAGGCGAACGCCGCGGGTCTCAGGACGCTTGCCGGTCATCTGCTGGTGCTCGCCGGGGAGGGCGTTCCCGATGGGAGTCACCTGCACCTCGAAGACGGCAACGGGTTGGAGGACGGGTCCCTCGGCTTGGTCCTGGAGCGGTGCGACGACGAGTGA
- a CDS encoding 50S ribosomal protein bL37, with the protein MAKRGNKKRARKKKKANHGKRPNA; encoded by the coding sequence ATGGCCAAGCGAGGAAACAAGAAGCGCGCCCGCAAGAAGAAGAAGGCCAACCACGGCAAGCGCCCCAACGCCTGA
- a CDS encoding TRADD-N-associated membrane domain-containing protein — translation MGQWLVWGWGKGFERRREEERERLLARLAEAGVGPEPGAEPGAEPGVSGVPVPGGGVWPGASKFEDVGAVRPSVARAEDRRDEFTPLLVEYYAYGLTQARSSFATSQLFAGAGALILLFGVGLAVWKAETSGDLYLGIVTGSLGLVVTLIGQLFHRRADIALRHMADQTASLRDDRRAAATMRQAMGLLGAVEDRELRGRIQAGLIMKLSGAELPPA, via the coding sequence ATGGGCCAGTGGCTGGTGTGGGGTTGGGGGAAAGGGTTCGAGCGGCGGCGGGAGGAGGAGAGGGAGCGGCTGCTCGCGCGGCTCGCGGAGGCCGGGGTAGGGCCGGAGCCGGGGGCTGAGCCGGGGGCCGAGCCGGGGGTTTCGGGGGTGCCCGTGCCCGGGGGCGGGGTGTGGCCGGGGGCGTCGAAGTTCGAGGACGTGGGCGCCGTACGGCCTTCCGTGGCGCGAGCGGAGGACCGGCGGGACGAGTTCACGCCGCTGCTCGTCGAGTACTACGCCTACGGGCTGACCCAGGCCCGGAGCAGCTTCGCGACCAGCCAGCTGTTCGCCGGGGCGGGGGCGCTGATCCTGCTCTTCGGGGTGGGCCTGGCCGTGTGGAAGGCCGAGACCAGCGGGGACCTGTACCTCGGCATCGTGACCGGCTCCCTGGGACTGGTCGTGACCCTGATCGGGCAGCTGTTCCACCGGCGGGCCGACATCGCGCTCCGGCACATGGCCGACCAGACCGCCTCGCTGCGCGACGACCGGCGGGCCGCCGCGACCATGCGGCAGGCGATGGGGCTGCTCGGCGCCGTCGAGGACCGGGAACTGCGGGGACGGATCCAGGCCGGGCTCATCATGAAGCTGTCCGGGGCGGAACTGCCCCCGGCATAG
- a CDS encoding RNA polymerase subunit sigma-70, whose protein sequence is MTETSPAVDAIRSVIADLAAIPDPADRARAVGAVLDAVPALQAELRATRQAAVIELRGTRSLAEVAGVLGISVPRVSQIASGVSRNARK, encoded by the coding sequence GTGACCGAGACTTCCCCTGCCGTCGACGCGATCCGCTCCGTGATCGCGGACCTGGCGGCCATCCCGGATCCCGCCGACCGTGCCCGCGCGGTGGGAGCGGTCCTCGATGCCGTCCCCGCGCTTCAGGCCGAACTCCGTGCGACCAGGCAGGCCGCCGTCATCGAGCTGCGAGGCACCCGGTCCCTGGCCGAGGTGGCCGGCGTCCTCGGTATCTCCGTGCCGCGCGTCTCCCAGATCGCCTCCGGCGTCAGCCGTAACGCGAGGAAATGA